The Lasioglossum baleicum chromosome 12, iyLasBale1, whole genome shotgun sequence genome includes a region encoding these proteins:
- the LOC143214078 gene encoding interference hedgehog isoform X4: MQPVPSLCGVVAALLHVLVSYAHEQRQEVGMSFTRHPQPLDAPLDDDVNFECNLNLPAERFVWRHRRLNSDKWLPVPHTPSNSGKTSRHVVKFDDESKAGDYRCIAFYGSSGLASDPARLTLATLQKFTDKSDVLIHVAAGNTVPITCPLPYSAPEAIVQFYKDNNLIPNVNGKTMVIENAKVSDSGNYHCTASNYITSQQFTSNHKTVLNVHTNQNFQAPYFIKQPQTEYSVLRGMNVTLECFGAGYPVPHVTWSKLGSSLPANSIKTAMGLTIMDVQPLDRGEYDCMWISKSDMYIQSLIILKVMEAPKVTKSPKTSTFSEGGELELSCSVTGEPDPKVEWLINGESLTPNDNLEIKGSNLVISEVEKKHAGIVQCTATNDYGSDSGYNLLRVNPKQHIGTTESRPVYGVSNSRHKHTRGGGRRRSKDGKRKGTAVLVPPIPPNVTRLSDVSVMVHWSVPNDTGLPIQFFKVQYRELGPRISGKPSKWMTANSEIPEHVRSFDVTDLQPDHTYKFRIAAVYSNNDNKLSPNSVRFHLNKDGGFERNKMPIPLLTNTEALSPHEVLLIWQNPDKSTKIDGFYVYHRPSTFAGDYVKTTVEGKNSFNITISHLQPDTTYEFKVQSFSVDAASEFSKILRQKTKKPVVEHHENDNRNDHGSNLTLDSRARPADDRNASMYAIIGGVLGGSALIGGLTAVAVVYKRTKHKQSRESSQSEGKPITNGRVMNGGVTDSKINITSNPLAGLDTSEDIIQPKVGI; the protein is encoded by the exons ATGCAGCCTGTGCCGTCCCTGTGTGGCGTCGTTGCGGCTTTGCTTCACGTTTTGGTCAGTTATGCACACG AACAAAGACAAGAGGTGGGCATGTCGTTCACCCGGCACCCTCAACCTCTGGACGCACCTTTGGACGACGATGTGAACTTTGAGTGCAACCTAAACCTTCCCGCGGAACGTTTCGTTTGGCGTCATAGACGATTGAACTCGGACAAATGGTTGCCAGTTCCTCACACGCCTAGCAATAGTGGTAAAACGTCCAGGCACGTGGTGAAGTTCGACGATGAGTCGAAAGCCGGGGATTACCGGTGCATAGCTTTCTATG GCTCCAGTGGATTAGCTTCTGACCCGGCACGTTTGACGCTTGCAACTCTGCAGAAGTTCACTGATAAGAGCGACGTCTTAATACACGTTGCCGCAGGGAACACAGTGCCTATAACCTGCCCCCTGCCTTATTCGGCACCGGAAGCTATAGTACAGTTCTACAAAGACAACAATCTCATACCGAACGTGAACGGGAAGACCATGGTCATCGAGAATGCGAAGGTGTCGGACAGCGGAAACTATCACTGTACCGCTAGCAATTACATAACCAGTCAGCAGTTCACTAGCAATCATAAAACCGTTCTGAATGTACACACGAATCAGAATTTCCAAGCGCCGTACTTCATTAAACAGCCGCAAACTGAGTACAGCGTTTTGCGGGGGATGAATGTTACTTTGGAGTGCTTCGGTGCTGGTTACCCAGTGCCTCACGTCACGTGGAGTAAATTGGGCAGTTCGTTGCCAGCGAATTCCATAAAGACCGCAATGGGCTTGACGATAATGGACGTGCAACCGCTCGACAGGGGAGAGTACGATTGCATGTGGATCAGCAAAAGTGATATGTACATTCAGTCGTTGATCATACTGAAAGTAATGGAGGCGCCGAAGGTAACCAAGTCACCGAAGACATCCACGTTCTCCGAAGGTGGAGAATTGGAGCTTTCCTGCTCAGTAACCGGCGAGCCAGATCCGAAAGTCGAGTGGCTGATCAACGGAGAATCTTTAACGCCTAACGACAATCTGGAGATCAAAGGATCCAATCTTGTCATCTCGGAAGTTGAGAAGAAACACGCTGGCATAGTTCAATGTACTGCGACCAACGACTACGGTTCGGACTCCGGCTACAATTTATTGAGGGTGAACCCGAAACAACATATAGGCACAACTGAATCGCGGCCGGTCTATGGGGTTTCAAATTCGAGGCACAAGCATACGAGGGGAGGAGGAAGGAGGAGAAGCAAAGACGGAAAGCGCAAAGGCACTG caGTTCTAGTACCACCGATCCCACCTAATGTCACGAGACTATCGGATGTGTCCGTGATGGTGCATTGGTCTGTACCTAATGACACAGGATTACCAATTCAGTTTTTCAAGGTTCAGTACCGGGAGCTTGGACCGAGGATCAGTGGCAAGCCGTCGAAGTGGATGACCGCGAACTCTGAGATTCCGGAGCACGTGAGATCGTTCGATGTGACCGATCTGCAGCCTGATCACACGTACAAGTTCAGGATTGCTGCGGTTTACTCGAACAACGATAATAAACTCAGCCCGAATTCGGTTCGCTTCCATTTGAACAAAGATGGTGGATTCGAGAGGAACAAAATGCCCATACCACTGCTAACGAACACCGAAGCTTTGAGCCCGCACGAGGTGTTGCTTATCTGGCAGAATCCGGATAAATCGACAAAGATCGATGGCTTCTATGTGTACCATCGGCCTTCAACGTTTGCTGGAGATTATGTGAAGACCACGGTCGAAGGAAAGAATTCTTTCAATATAACAATATCTCATTTGCAACCCGATACAACGTATGAGTTCAAGGTGCAAAGTTTCTCGGTGGATGCCGCCTCGGAGTTCTCAAAGATTCTTCGGCAGAAGACGAAGAAGCCAGTTGTAGAACACCATGAAAACGACAATCGCAACGATCACGGTAGCAATCTAACGTTGGACAGTCGGGCAAGACCCGCGGATGACAGAAACGCGAGCATGTATGCCATAATCGGCGGTGTTCTCGGCGGATCGGCTCTCATAGGTGGCCTAACCGCGGTAGCAGTAGTGTACAAGAGGACTAAACACAAACAGAGCCGGGAGTCTTCGCAAAGCGAAG GGAAACCTATTACAAATGGAAGAGTAATGAACGGTGGAGTCACCGActcgaaaataaatataacatcaaACCCGCTCGCTGGTCTCGACACGTCCGAAGACATAATACAGCCTAAGGTCGGTATTT AG
- the LOC143214078 gene encoding interference hedgehog isoform X3 produces MQPVPSLCGVVAALLHVLVSYAHEQRQEVGMSFTRHPQPLDAPLDDDVNFECNLNLPAERFVWRHRRLNSDKWLPVPHTPSNSGKTSRHVVKFDDESKAGDYRCIAFYGSSGLASDPARLTLATLQKFTDKSDVLIHVAAGNTVPITCPLPYSAPEAIVQFYKDNNLIPNVNGKTMVIENAKVSDSGNYHCTASNYITSQQFTSNHKTVLNVHTNQNFQAPYFIKQPQTEYSVLRGMNVTLECFGAGYPVPHVTWSKLGSSLPANSIKTAMGLTIMDVQPLDRGEYDCMWISKSDMYIQSLIILKVMEAPKVTKSPKTSTFSEGGELELSCSVTGEPDPKVEWLINGESLTPNDNLEIKGSNLVISEVEKKHAGIVQCTATNDYGSDSGYNLLRVNPKQHIGTTESRPVYGVSNSRHKHTRGGGRRRSKDGKRKGTAVLVPPIPPNVTRLSDVSVMVHWSVPNDTGLPIQFFKVQYRELGPRISGKPSKWMTANSEIPEHVRSFDVTDLQPDHTYKFRIAAVYSNNDNKLSPNSVRFHLNKDGGFERNKMPIPLLTNTEALSPHEVLLIWQNPDKSTKIDGFYVYHRPSTFAGDYVKTTVEGKNSFNITISHLQPDTTYEFKVQSFSVDAASEFSKILRQKTKKPVVEHHENDNRNDHGSNLTLDSRARPADDRNASMYAIIGGVLGGSALIGGLTAVAVVYKRTKHKQSRESSQSEGKPITNGRVMNGGVTDSKINITSNPLAGLDTSEDIIQPKTIRY; encoded by the exons ATGCAGCCTGTGCCGTCCCTGTGTGGCGTCGTTGCGGCTTTGCTTCACGTTTTGGTCAGTTATGCACACG AACAAAGACAAGAGGTGGGCATGTCGTTCACCCGGCACCCTCAACCTCTGGACGCACCTTTGGACGACGATGTGAACTTTGAGTGCAACCTAAACCTTCCCGCGGAACGTTTCGTTTGGCGTCATAGACGATTGAACTCGGACAAATGGTTGCCAGTTCCTCACACGCCTAGCAATAGTGGTAAAACGTCCAGGCACGTGGTGAAGTTCGACGATGAGTCGAAAGCCGGGGATTACCGGTGCATAGCTTTCTATG GCTCCAGTGGATTAGCTTCTGACCCGGCACGTTTGACGCTTGCAACTCTGCAGAAGTTCACTGATAAGAGCGACGTCTTAATACACGTTGCCGCAGGGAACACAGTGCCTATAACCTGCCCCCTGCCTTATTCGGCACCGGAAGCTATAGTACAGTTCTACAAAGACAACAATCTCATACCGAACGTGAACGGGAAGACCATGGTCATCGAGAATGCGAAGGTGTCGGACAGCGGAAACTATCACTGTACCGCTAGCAATTACATAACCAGTCAGCAGTTCACTAGCAATCATAAAACCGTTCTGAATGTACACACGAATCAGAATTTCCAAGCGCCGTACTTCATTAAACAGCCGCAAACTGAGTACAGCGTTTTGCGGGGGATGAATGTTACTTTGGAGTGCTTCGGTGCTGGTTACCCAGTGCCTCACGTCACGTGGAGTAAATTGGGCAGTTCGTTGCCAGCGAATTCCATAAAGACCGCAATGGGCTTGACGATAATGGACGTGCAACCGCTCGACAGGGGAGAGTACGATTGCATGTGGATCAGCAAAAGTGATATGTACATTCAGTCGTTGATCATACTGAAAGTAATGGAGGCGCCGAAGGTAACCAAGTCACCGAAGACATCCACGTTCTCCGAAGGTGGAGAATTGGAGCTTTCCTGCTCAGTAACCGGCGAGCCAGATCCGAAAGTCGAGTGGCTGATCAACGGAGAATCTTTAACGCCTAACGACAATCTGGAGATCAAAGGATCCAATCTTGTCATCTCGGAAGTTGAGAAGAAACACGCTGGCATAGTTCAATGTACTGCGACCAACGACTACGGTTCGGACTCCGGCTACAATTTATTGAGGGTGAACCCGAAACAACATATAGGCACAACTGAATCGCGGCCGGTCTATGGGGTTTCAAATTCGAGGCACAAGCATACGAGGGGAGGAGGAAGGAGGAGAAGCAAAGACGGAAAGCGCAAAGGCACTG caGTTCTAGTACCACCGATCCCACCTAATGTCACGAGACTATCGGATGTGTCCGTGATGGTGCATTGGTCTGTACCTAATGACACAGGATTACCAATTCAGTTTTTCAAGGTTCAGTACCGGGAGCTTGGACCGAGGATCAGTGGCAAGCCGTCGAAGTGGATGACCGCGAACTCTGAGATTCCGGAGCACGTGAGATCGTTCGATGTGACCGATCTGCAGCCTGATCACACGTACAAGTTCAGGATTGCTGCGGTTTACTCGAACAACGATAATAAACTCAGCCCGAATTCGGTTCGCTTCCATTTGAACAAAGATGGTGGATTCGAGAGGAACAAAATGCCCATACCACTGCTAACGAACACCGAAGCTTTGAGCCCGCACGAGGTGTTGCTTATCTGGCAGAATCCGGATAAATCGACAAAGATCGATGGCTTCTATGTGTACCATCGGCCTTCAACGTTTGCTGGAGATTATGTGAAGACCACGGTCGAAGGAAAGAATTCTTTCAATATAACAATATCTCATTTGCAACCCGATACAACGTATGAGTTCAAGGTGCAAAGTTTCTCGGTGGATGCCGCCTCGGAGTTCTCAAAGATTCTTCGGCAGAAGACGAAGAAGCCAGTTGTAGAACACCATGAAAACGACAATCGCAACGATCACGGTAGCAATCTAACGTTGGACAGTCGGGCAAGACCCGCGGATGACAGAAACGCGAGCATGTATGCCATAATCGGCGGTGTTCTCGGCGGATCGGCTCTCATAGGTGGCCTAACCGCGGTAGCAGTAGTGTACAAGAGGACTAAACACAAACAGAGCCGGGAGTCTTCGCAAAGCGAAG GGAAACCTATTACAAATGGAAGAGTAATGAACGGTGGAGTCACCGActcgaaaataaatataacatcaaACCCGCTCGCTGGTCTCGACACGTCCGAAGACATAATACAGCCTAAG ACTATTCGATATTAA
- the LOC143214078 gene encoding interference hedgehog isoform X1: MQPVPSLCGVVAALLHVLVSYAHEQRQEVGMSFTRHPQPLDAPLDDDVNFECNLNLPAERFVWRHRRLNSDKWLPVPHTPSNSGKTSRHVVKFDDESKAGDYRCIAFYGSSGLASDPARLTLATLQKFTDKSDVLIHVAAGNTVPITCPLPYSAPEAIVQFYKDNNLIPNVNGKTMVIENAKVSDSGNYHCTASNYITSQQFTSNHKTVLNVHTNQNFQAPYFIKQPQTEYSVLRGMNVTLECFGAGYPVPHVTWSKLGSSLPANSIKTAMGLTIMDVQPLDRGEYDCMWISKSDMYIQSLIILKVMEAPKVTKSPKTSTFSEGGELELSCSVTGEPDPKVEWLINGESLTPNDNLEIKGSNLVISEVEKKHAGIVQCTATNDYGSDSGYNLLRVNPKQHIGTTESRPVYGVSNSRHKHTRGGGRRRSKDGKRKGTAVLVPPIPPNVTRLSDVSVMVHWSVPNDTGLPIQFFKVQYRELGPRISGKPSKWMTANSEIPEHVRSFDVTDLQPDHTYKFRIAAVYSNNDNKLSPNSVRFHLNKDGGFERNKMPIPLLTNTEALSPHEVLLIWQNPDKSTKIDGFYVYHRPSTFAGDYVKTTVEGKNSFNITISHLQPDTTYEFKVQSFSVDAASEFSKILRQKTKKPVVEHHENDNRNDHGSNLTLDSRARPADDRNASMYAIIGGVLGGSALIGGLTAVAVVYKRTKHKQSRESSQSEGKPITNGRVMNGGVTDSKINITSNPLAGLDTSEDIIQPKVGIYYSILRRLVFPSFSIDRVCCYFNSTRSLHSFLEPLFFCFSSEHRTQRTTVADGNGLVSKRAKQQQQQP, encoded by the exons ATGCAGCCTGTGCCGTCCCTGTGTGGCGTCGTTGCGGCTTTGCTTCACGTTTTGGTCAGTTATGCACACG AACAAAGACAAGAGGTGGGCATGTCGTTCACCCGGCACCCTCAACCTCTGGACGCACCTTTGGACGACGATGTGAACTTTGAGTGCAACCTAAACCTTCCCGCGGAACGTTTCGTTTGGCGTCATAGACGATTGAACTCGGACAAATGGTTGCCAGTTCCTCACACGCCTAGCAATAGTGGTAAAACGTCCAGGCACGTGGTGAAGTTCGACGATGAGTCGAAAGCCGGGGATTACCGGTGCATAGCTTTCTATG GCTCCAGTGGATTAGCTTCTGACCCGGCACGTTTGACGCTTGCAACTCTGCAGAAGTTCACTGATAAGAGCGACGTCTTAATACACGTTGCCGCAGGGAACACAGTGCCTATAACCTGCCCCCTGCCTTATTCGGCACCGGAAGCTATAGTACAGTTCTACAAAGACAACAATCTCATACCGAACGTGAACGGGAAGACCATGGTCATCGAGAATGCGAAGGTGTCGGACAGCGGAAACTATCACTGTACCGCTAGCAATTACATAACCAGTCAGCAGTTCACTAGCAATCATAAAACCGTTCTGAATGTACACACGAATCAGAATTTCCAAGCGCCGTACTTCATTAAACAGCCGCAAACTGAGTACAGCGTTTTGCGGGGGATGAATGTTACTTTGGAGTGCTTCGGTGCTGGTTACCCAGTGCCTCACGTCACGTGGAGTAAATTGGGCAGTTCGTTGCCAGCGAATTCCATAAAGACCGCAATGGGCTTGACGATAATGGACGTGCAACCGCTCGACAGGGGAGAGTACGATTGCATGTGGATCAGCAAAAGTGATATGTACATTCAGTCGTTGATCATACTGAAAGTAATGGAGGCGCCGAAGGTAACCAAGTCACCGAAGACATCCACGTTCTCCGAAGGTGGAGAATTGGAGCTTTCCTGCTCAGTAACCGGCGAGCCAGATCCGAAAGTCGAGTGGCTGATCAACGGAGAATCTTTAACGCCTAACGACAATCTGGAGATCAAAGGATCCAATCTTGTCATCTCGGAAGTTGAGAAGAAACACGCTGGCATAGTTCAATGTACTGCGACCAACGACTACGGTTCGGACTCCGGCTACAATTTATTGAGGGTGAACCCGAAACAACATATAGGCACAACTGAATCGCGGCCGGTCTATGGGGTTTCAAATTCGAGGCACAAGCATACGAGGGGAGGAGGAAGGAGGAGAAGCAAAGACGGAAAGCGCAAAGGCACTG caGTTCTAGTACCACCGATCCCACCTAATGTCACGAGACTATCGGATGTGTCCGTGATGGTGCATTGGTCTGTACCTAATGACACAGGATTACCAATTCAGTTTTTCAAGGTTCAGTACCGGGAGCTTGGACCGAGGATCAGTGGCAAGCCGTCGAAGTGGATGACCGCGAACTCTGAGATTCCGGAGCACGTGAGATCGTTCGATGTGACCGATCTGCAGCCTGATCACACGTACAAGTTCAGGATTGCTGCGGTTTACTCGAACAACGATAATAAACTCAGCCCGAATTCGGTTCGCTTCCATTTGAACAAAGATGGTGGATTCGAGAGGAACAAAATGCCCATACCACTGCTAACGAACACCGAAGCTTTGAGCCCGCACGAGGTGTTGCTTATCTGGCAGAATCCGGATAAATCGACAAAGATCGATGGCTTCTATGTGTACCATCGGCCTTCAACGTTTGCTGGAGATTATGTGAAGACCACGGTCGAAGGAAAGAATTCTTTCAATATAACAATATCTCATTTGCAACCCGATACAACGTATGAGTTCAAGGTGCAAAGTTTCTCGGTGGATGCCGCCTCGGAGTTCTCAAAGATTCTTCGGCAGAAGACGAAGAAGCCAGTTGTAGAACACCATGAAAACGACAATCGCAACGATCACGGTAGCAATCTAACGTTGGACAGTCGGGCAAGACCCGCGGATGACAGAAACGCGAGCATGTATGCCATAATCGGCGGTGTTCTCGGCGGATCGGCTCTCATAGGTGGCCTAACCGCGGTAGCAGTAGTGTACAAGAGGACTAAACACAAACAGAGCCGGGAGTCTTCGCAAAGCGAAG GGAAACCTATTACAAATGGAAGAGTAATGAACGGTGGAGTCACCGActcgaaaataaatataacatcaaACCCGCTCGCTGGTCTCGACACGTCCGAAGACATAATACAGCCTAAGGTCGGTATTT ACTATTCGATATTAAGGAGACTAGTCTTTCCTAGCTTTAGCATTGATCGCGTGTGCTGCTACTTTAATTCTACTCGCTCTCTGCACTCTTTTCTGGAGCCGcttttcttttgtttttcttCCGAGCACCGCACAC AGCGGACAACAGTCGCCGATGGAAATGGCCTCGTTTCTAAACGGGCaaaacaacaacagcaacaaccaTAA
- the LOC143214078 gene encoding interference hedgehog isoform X2 — MQPVPSLCGVVAALLHVLVSYAHEQRQEVGMSFTRHPQPLDAPLDDDVNFECNLNLPAERFVWRHRRLNSDKWLPVPHTPSNSGKTSRHVVKFDDESKAGDYRCIAFYGSSGLASDPARLTLATLQKFTDKSDVLIHVAAGNTVPITCPLPYSAPEAIVQFYKDNNLIPNVNGKTMVIENAKVSDSGNYHCTASNYITSQQFTSNHKTVLNVHTNQNFQAPYFIKQPQTEYSVLRGMNVTLECFGAGYPVPHVTWSKLGSSLPANSIKTAMGLTIMDVQPLDRGEYDCMWISKSDMYIQSLIILKVMEAPKVTKSPKTSTFSEGGELELSCSVTGEPDPKVEWLINGESLTPNDNLEIKGSNLVISEVEKKHAGIVQCTATNDYGSDSGYNLLRVNPKQHIGTTESRPVYGVSNSRHKHTRGGGRRRSKDGKRKGTAVLVPPIPPNVTRLSDVSVMVHWSVPNDTGLPIQFFKVQYRELGPRISGKPSKWMTANSEIPEHVRSFDVTDLQPDHTYKFRIAAVYSNNDNKLSPNSVRFHLNKDGGFERNKMPIPLLTNTEALSPHEVLLIWQNPDKSTKIDGFYVYHRPSTFAGDYVKTTVEGKNSFNITISHLQPDTTYEFKVQSFSVDAASEFSKILRQKTKKPVVEHHENDNRNDHGSNLTLDSRARPADDRNASMYAIIGGVLGGSALIGGLTAVAVVYKRTKHKQSRESSQSEGKPITNGRVMNGGVTDSKINITSNPLAGLDTSEDIIQPKSGQQSPMEMASFLNGQNNNSNNHNNSDTAGTDVNTSYTEPALLQGSLPIEQPL; from the exons ATGCAGCCTGTGCCGTCCCTGTGTGGCGTCGTTGCGGCTTTGCTTCACGTTTTGGTCAGTTATGCACACG AACAAAGACAAGAGGTGGGCATGTCGTTCACCCGGCACCCTCAACCTCTGGACGCACCTTTGGACGACGATGTGAACTTTGAGTGCAACCTAAACCTTCCCGCGGAACGTTTCGTTTGGCGTCATAGACGATTGAACTCGGACAAATGGTTGCCAGTTCCTCACACGCCTAGCAATAGTGGTAAAACGTCCAGGCACGTGGTGAAGTTCGACGATGAGTCGAAAGCCGGGGATTACCGGTGCATAGCTTTCTATG GCTCCAGTGGATTAGCTTCTGACCCGGCACGTTTGACGCTTGCAACTCTGCAGAAGTTCACTGATAAGAGCGACGTCTTAATACACGTTGCCGCAGGGAACACAGTGCCTATAACCTGCCCCCTGCCTTATTCGGCACCGGAAGCTATAGTACAGTTCTACAAAGACAACAATCTCATACCGAACGTGAACGGGAAGACCATGGTCATCGAGAATGCGAAGGTGTCGGACAGCGGAAACTATCACTGTACCGCTAGCAATTACATAACCAGTCAGCAGTTCACTAGCAATCATAAAACCGTTCTGAATGTACACACGAATCAGAATTTCCAAGCGCCGTACTTCATTAAACAGCCGCAAACTGAGTACAGCGTTTTGCGGGGGATGAATGTTACTTTGGAGTGCTTCGGTGCTGGTTACCCAGTGCCTCACGTCACGTGGAGTAAATTGGGCAGTTCGTTGCCAGCGAATTCCATAAAGACCGCAATGGGCTTGACGATAATGGACGTGCAACCGCTCGACAGGGGAGAGTACGATTGCATGTGGATCAGCAAAAGTGATATGTACATTCAGTCGTTGATCATACTGAAAGTAATGGAGGCGCCGAAGGTAACCAAGTCACCGAAGACATCCACGTTCTCCGAAGGTGGAGAATTGGAGCTTTCCTGCTCAGTAACCGGCGAGCCAGATCCGAAAGTCGAGTGGCTGATCAACGGAGAATCTTTAACGCCTAACGACAATCTGGAGATCAAAGGATCCAATCTTGTCATCTCGGAAGTTGAGAAGAAACACGCTGGCATAGTTCAATGTACTGCGACCAACGACTACGGTTCGGACTCCGGCTACAATTTATTGAGGGTGAACCCGAAACAACATATAGGCACAACTGAATCGCGGCCGGTCTATGGGGTTTCAAATTCGAGGCACAAGCATACGAGGGGAGGAGGAAGGAGGAGAAGCAAAGACGGAAAGCGCAAAGGCACTG caGTTCTAGTACCACCGATCCCACCTAATGTCACGAGACTATCGGATGTGTCCGTGATGGTGCATTGGTCTGTACCTAATGACACAGGATTACCAATTCAGTTTTTCAAGGTTCAGTACCGGGAGCTTGGACCGAGGATCAGTGGCAAGCCGTCGAAGTGGATGACCGCGAACTCTGAGATTCCGGAGCACGTGAGATCGTTCGATGTGACCGATCTGCAGCCTGATCACACGTACAAGTTCAGGATTGCTGCGGTTTACTCGAACAACGATAATAAACTCAGCCCGAATTCGGTTCGCTTCCATTTGAACAAAGATGGTGGATTCGAGAGGAACAAAATGCCCATACCACTGCTAACGAACACCGAAGCTTTGAGCCCGCACGAGGTGTTGCTTATCTGGCAGAATCCGGATAAATCGACAAAGATCGATGGCTTCTATGTGTACCATCGGCCTTCAACGTTTGCTGGAGATTATGTGAAGACCACGGTCGAAGGAAAGAATTCTTTCAATATAACAATATCTCATTTGCAACCCGATACAACGTATGAGTTCAAGGTGCAAAGTTTCTCGGTGGATGCCGCCTCGGAGTTCTCAAAGATTCTTCGGCAGAAGACGAAGAAGCCAGTTGTAGAACACCATGAAAACGACAATCGCAACGATCACGGTAGCAATCTAACGTTGGACAGTCGGGCAAGACCCGCGGATGACAGAAACGCGAGCATGTATGCCATAATCGGCGGTGTTCTCGGCGGATCGGCTCTCATAGGTGGCCTAACCGCGGTAGCAGTAGTGTACAAGAGGACTAAACACAAACAGAGCCGGGAGTCTTCGCAAAGCGAAG GGAAACCTATTACAAATGGAAGAGTAATGAACGGTGGAGTCACCGActcgaaaataaatataacatcaaACCCGCTCGCTGGTCTCGACACGTCCGAAGACATAATACAGCCTAAG AGCGGACAACAGTCGCCGATGGAAATGGCCTCGTTTCTAAACGGGCaaaacaacaacagcaacaaccaTAACAACAGTGACACAGCTGGAACTGACGTGAACACATCGTATACTGAGCCCGCTCTGCTCCAGGGATCACTGCCTATCGAACAACCCCTGTGA